One genomic window of Longimicrobium sp. includes the following:
- a CDS encoding TonB-dependent receptor, with the protein MRFSNLTGRAAAVLCVLFAAPAALGAQGGAVTGTVVDAATGRPIPAATVTLRGAADSARARTGADGRFRVAVGVAGTYTLQATALGYAPERRADVAVPADGAVDVGTIRLAVSAILLEGVEARTERSTVIVAPDRTIYSTRDMPVAAGGMATDVLRSVPELEVDVNGAVQLRGTPAQIYLNGRPAPMQGESLELFLQQFPADRIERIEVIPNPSARFEAEGAGGIVNIVLKKDVDLGLSGNVFANAGSQGEVGGGGRVTWQRGPLTLFGGGFLRRSDRRITSYDLRRNLLAEPVSLLEQEGWTDREGLSGNLDLTAELALSGRSTLWSSLGLWRNGFDADGVVVYTQMDTLRAVTERYDRASLNERSSLSTSFSAGFRYSLARAERKPENERGNGPGQGGRGPGGPGPAGGGRGPGGMGGGPGGGFGGGGPGGGGGPGAGPGTHELTLEVEYERQGEDAFSRIRRQLLGLEGEPLGLPVQLTLDDTDAGELERQVEVGYVRPWGGTGSIELGYRAEVQDRDDDRLLEVFADADDPAAGAASATGYDFREVFHSGYVTLSRVVGPLAVQAGLRAERADTRLELAETPDVFENGYLSLFPSANLRYDLGGGREVRLQYSRRVRRPGPWILNPVNRSNDPLNRTVGNPGLEPQYAHSVSLETSWSGALGSLRFSPYYRRTENDWVQIRRVDAAGVSTQTWENLATVEQLGTSLTLSMRPQGGVSGSLSLSGTREVRNASNLAVDFSGDATWWSARGNASARVTERLALQGMFFYQPGREVAQGRVSSSLMTHVGLRQQLGERGTLNLMVTDPFDLFRQSFESRDPTFVQIGRSRFSARAAVLSFSYSFGRPPRVRERERDEQPEEQDEIPAP; encoded by the coding sequence ATGCGTTTCTCGAATCTTACCGGCCGCGCCGCGGCCGTGCTGTGCGTCCTCTTCGCCGCCCCGGCCGCCCTTGGCGCGCAGGGCGGCGCCGTCACCGGGACCGTGGTGGACGCGGCGACGGGGCGGCCGATCCCGGCGGCCACCGTCACCCTGCGCGGCGCGGCGGACTCGGCGCGGGCGCGCACGGGGGCGGACGGGCGCTTCCGCGTGGCCGTGGGCGTGGCGGGGACGTACACCCTGCAGGCCACGGCGCTCGGGTACGCGCCCGAGCGGCGCGCGGACGTGGCGGTGCCGGCGGACGGGGCGGTGGACGTGGGGACGATCCGCCTGGCCGTCTCCGCCATCCTCCTGGAGGGGGTGGAGGCCCGCACCGAGCGCTCCACGGTGATCGTGGCGCCGGACCGCACCATCTACAGCACGCGCGACATGCCGGTGGCGGCCGGCGGGATGGCCACCGACGTCCTGAGGAGCGTCCCCGAGCTGGAGGTGGACGTCAACGGCGCCGTGCAGCTGCGCGGCACCCCGGCGCAGATCTACCTGAACGGCCGCCCCGCGCCGATGCAGGGCGAGTCGCTGGAGCTGTTCCTCCAGCAGTTCCCGGCCGACCGCATCGAGCGCATCGAGGTGATCCCCAACCCGTCGGCGCGCTTCGAGGCCGAGGGGGCGGGCGGCATCGTCAACATCGTGCTCAAGAAGGACGTGGACCTGGGGCTCAGCGGCAACGTGTTCGCCAACGCGGGGAGCCAGGGCGAGGTGGGCGGCGGCGGGCGCGTCACCTGGCAGCGCGGGCCGCTCACCCTCTTCGGCGGCGGCTTCCTGCGCCGCTCGGACCGGCGCATCACCAGCTACGACCTGCGCCGCAACCTGCTGGCGGAGCCCGTCTCGCTCCTGGAGCAGGAGGGGTGGACCGACCGCGAGGGGCTCTCCGGCAACCTGGACCTGACCGCGGAGCTCGCGCTCTCCGGCCGCTCCACGCTCTGGAGCTCGCTGGGGCTCTGGAGGAACGGCTTCGACGCCGATGGCGTGGTGGTCTACACGCAGATGGACACGCTCCGCGCCGTCACCGAGCGCTACGACCGCGCCTCACTCAACGAGCGGAGCAGCCTCTCCACCAGCTTCTCCGCGGGCTTCCGCTACTCCCTGGCCCGGGCGGAGCGCAAGCCGGAGAACGAGCGGGGGAACGGGCCCGGCCAGGGCGGCCGCGGCCCCGGGGGCCCCGGACCGGCGGGCGGCGGGCGCGGTCCGGGCGGCATGGGCGGCGGCCCGGGAGGCGGGTTCGGGGGCGGCGGGCCGGGGGGCGGCGGCGGACCGGGCGCCGGGCCGGGCACCCACGAGCTGACGCTGGAGGTGGAGTACGAGCGGCAGGGCGAGGACGCCTTCAGCCGCATCCGCAGGCAGCTGCTGGGGCTGGAGGGCGAGCCGCTGGGGCTCCCGGTGCAGCTCACGCTCGACGACACCGACGCGGGCGAGCTCGAGCGGCAGGTGGAGGTGGGGTACGTGCGCCCGTGGGGCGGGACCGGGAGCATCGAGCTGGGCTACCGCGCCGAGGTGCAGGACCGCGACGACGACCGCCTGCTGGAGGTGTTCGCCGACGCCGACGACCCCGCGGCGGGGGCCGCCTCCGCCACGGGGTACGACTTCCGCGAGGTCTTCCACTCCGGGTACGTCACCCTGTCGCGCGTGGTGGGCCCGCTGGCCGTGCAGGCGGGGCTGCGCGCCGAGCGGGCGGACACGCGGCTGGAGCTGGCGGAGACGCCCGACGTCTTCGAGAACGGGTACCTGAGCCTCTTCCCCAGCGCCAACCTGCGCTATGACCTGGGCGGCGGGCGCGAGGTGCGGCTGCAGTACTCCCGCCGGGTGCGGCGCCCCGGGCCGTGGATCCTGAACCCCGTCAACCGCTCCAACGACCCGCTGAACCGCACCGTCGGCAACCCCGGGCTGGAGCCGCAGTACGCGCACTCGGTGAGCCTGGAGACCAGCTGGTCGGGGGCGCTCGGGTCGCTGCGCTTCTCGCCCTACTACCGCCGCACCGAGAACGACTGGGTGCAGATCCGGCGGGTGGACGCGGCCGGCGTCTCCACCCAGACCTGGGAGAACCTGGCCACGGTGGAGCAGCTCGGCACCTCGCTCACCCTCTCCATGCGCCCGCAGGGCGGGGTGAGCGGGAGCCTCAGCCTCAGCGGCACGCGCGAGGTGCGCAACGCCAGCAACCTGGCCGTGGACTTCTCGGGCGACGCCACCTGGTGGAGCGCGCGCGGCAACGCGAGCGCGCGGGTGACGGAGCGGCTGGCGCTGCAGGGGATGTTCTTCTACCAGCCGGGGCGCGAGGTGGCGCAGGGCCGCGTCTCGTCGTCGCTGATGACGCACGTGGGGCTCCGGCAGCAGCTGGGCGAGCGGGGCACGCTCAACCTGATGGTGACCGACCCGTTCGACCTGTTCCGCCAGTCGTTCGAGAGCCGCGACCCCACCTTCGTGCAGATCGGGCGCAGCCGCTTCAGCGCGCGCGCGGCGGTGCTGAGCTTCTCCTACAGCTTCGGCCGCCCGCCGCGCGTGCGCGAGCGGGAGCGCGACGAGCAGCCCGAGGAGCAGGACGAGATCCCCGCGCCGTAG